The Culex pipiens pallens isolate TS chromosome 2, TS_CPP_V2, whole genome shotgun sequence DNA window ACGCCGGGTGTAGAAGGAAGAGGACGGAACATTCAACTCCTGGCGACGGCGATGCGGCTCCCGGTGGCTGTTCTTCAAGTCGGCTTCAACGGCAGTATTGAAAGGAATCGGTTTGCGTGGCAGAGTTGGTTGGTTGGCGTTGGCAGGGATGTTGCGAGGAGGAGGTGGATGTTGATTAAACAATCCGCTGGAAGTTGAATGTTTCGCTGAAAGAGGTGCCGGTCGGGCCGGGAAATTTCTGGCGGTACGTTTACTGTTCCGTCAACATGCGGCATTTCGTTAAGTTCACCTACTCTTCCTCCTCCATCCCTTGTGGACGGATAAACGCGGCACCGGTTAAACATGAGAATCGGACGGAAGACAGCGGCAAAAACGGAAATGCCGTAAAGGAGTTGATTGTTCCGCCGGGAGTTGGTGAAGCAAAACGGGTGCTAATTTGCAGTGAAAGttggtgtgtgcgtgtgtgtgtgtgtgtgtgtgtgtgtgtgtgtgtgtgtgtgtgtgtgtgtgtgtgtgtgtgtgtgtgtgtgtatgtgtgtatgtgtgaaaaattataaaatacaaaaaccatacaaaaaataaaaattaaaaaaaactatttacggGAGAGAGAGGGATATGAAGAGGGAGAGGAAGAGTTAAAGGAGAGAGAAAGTTATAGAGAGAGAGGGGGAGAAGGagagagaaagtgaaaaagatgGAGAGAGAGAAAGGGAAAGAGAGATAGATATATGGAGAGAGAGAGGAggaggagagggagagagaaagtGGGAAGAGACAAGGAAGAGtgggggagagagagagagagagaaaatgtAGTGATATAGAGGGCAGAGATAAagtgggagagagagagagaaagtaggagaaaagagagagagagagggagagacaAAGTGGGAGTGAGAGGGGCAAATCAAGaggaagaaagagagagagatgaAAGAGAAAGTGCGAGAGAGTAGGAGTAGGAGAGAGAAAGTGGtaaagagagagggagagaaaatGTGGGAGAGTTAGAGGGGAAGAGGaacagcgagagagagagagagagagaaatttttttttcttagtttcCAAATATTCTTTAACTCCAAAATATCTtatattccaaaattccaaatatttaaatattaaaatattaaaatatgaaaatattaaaatattaaaatattgaaatattaaaatattaaaaaaaaattaaaatattaaaatattaaaatataaaaatattaaaatattaaaatattaaaatattaaaatattaaaatattaaaatattaaaatattaaaatattaaaatattaaaatattaaaatattaaaatattaaaatattaaaatattaaaatattaaaatattaaaatattaaaatattaaaaaaatttaaaatattaaaatattaaaatattaaaatattaaaatattaaaatattaaaaaaatttaaaatattaaaatattaaaatattaaaatattaaaatattaaaatattaaaatattaaaatattaaaatattaaaatattaaaatattaaaatattaaaatattaaaacattaaaatattaaaatattaaaatattaaaatattaaaatattaaaatattaaaatattaaaatattaaaatattaaaatattaaaatattaaaatattaaaatattaaaatattaaaatattaaaatattaaaatattaaaatattaaaatattaaaatattaaaatattaaaatattaaaatattaaaatattaaaatattaaaatattaaaatattaaaatattaaaatattaaaatattaaaatattaaaatattaaaatattaaaatattaaaatattaaaatattaaaatattaaaatattaaaatattaaaatattaaaatatcaaaatattaaaatattaaaatattaaaaaaaataatattaaaatattaaaatattaaaatattaaaatattaaaatgttaaaatattaaaatattaaaatatttaaatatttaattattgaaatattaaaatactaaaatatttaactgttaaaaatttaaaacaacattaaaaaaccaaaatatttataaaaaagataaatttaatattaaaaataaagatgcattgaaaaaataaaatataatttaaattttaatattcatttttaggtgagaacatttatgaaatagttgtgtttgatataaataaaaatattaatatcatatAAACCATTGTTTTCTTCTGCCTGCATATCTCTTGGATAATACCTATTTTGATCTTTGATTATTCTTAAGTATAAGTAATTTTCGATCCCTCACGTTTatagaaaatacctcaaatttaggtatttatgcctagaaataaggaataaatggtccgccatctttgattatacctgattatcagtaattttggatccctcacttttccagaaaatacctcaaatttaggtaattATACATAGCAATAAGGAATaaccatggtccgccatcttggattatacctaaatattagtaattttggatccctcactttttctgaaaatacctcaaatttaggtaattATACATAGCAATAAGGAATaaccatggtccgccatcttggattatacctgaatatcagtaattttgaatccctcacttttccagaaaatacctcaaatttaggtatttatacctagaaataaggaataatcatggtccgccatcttggattatacctaaatatcagtaattttggatccctcacttttccagaaaatacctcaaatttaggtatttatacctagaaattaggaataataatggtccgccatcttggattatacctgaatatcagtaattttggatttctcacttttccagaaaatacctcaaatttaggtatttatacctagaaattaggaataataatggtccgctatcttggattatacctaaatatcagtaattttggatccctcacttttccagaaaataactcaaatttaggtatatatacttagaaataaggaataatcatggtccgccatcttggattatacctaaatatcagtaattttggatccctcactttttctgaaaatacctcaaatttaggtatttatttctaaaaattaggaataataatggtccgccatcatggattatacctgaatatcagtaattttggatccctcacttttccagaaaatacctcaaatttaggtatttatacctagaaataaggaataatcatggtccgccatcttggattatacctaaatataagtaattttggtcccctcacttttccagaaaatacctaaaattaaggtattttggttctacaattatacctaaaatataggaattctcgtactaaaacgctattagtaattttattactaatagccgattagtaataaaataacttattgcagtcaggttcgattatacctaaaaattaggaatttatacctaatgtccgttttgcgtgtggcgcgactctcgcacgtaaacaaaaagacccggccttttaaggttaggcaaaaaatcacccttttttgtatctacaaaaatctttttcttggcattactttttaaatacttaactaaacagaataaaatttaatagggtcttaggggaccccaaaacgatcagaataaggcggatccggccaaaatcggttcagccagttctgagataatcgtgtggaaaagatatcatgtctacacacatccccacagacatttgttcagaatttgattctgagtcgataggtatacgtgaaggtatatctaggagtcgtatttaagaagttcatttttcgagtgattttataaccttgcctcagtgagatgaggaaggcaaaaatcaatttctaggcttaacaattaaaaaaaagtttttttttatttcatttgtaacatggaaaattgatttgtgtaaaaaaaaactatttttttaaagttcatttTATGAGTTTAGACTTGATGCTCAAAAAAGGCAACTTTGTTTTAGCCTATGACCCAGCAagggtaaaaaaaagttggcagTGTTACGATTCCTTAATCCTaaactaaaataaaagtttGGTTAATTCTGAGTCATTCTTCAATAGTGGCCATGGTTGCCTGAAGtctgaaaatatactttttaaGAGTTAAGAAAATATCCTATAAattagacattgaagattggacatttAGTTGCTGCAATAAGGCTACAAAAAGGAAGAAAAATGTCAGCAATTACTAATCCGTAGacgtaaaaaaatcaattttcacatGAGATAAAATATTTGTTGTGGTGACCATATCCAATCTAGTACAGCTTACAATATTTTAGAAATCTCTTTCGCGTGTATACACAAACCCAGCCGTCATTTCGAAGCTCACGCTCATAGAACAAACAACCAGCACCAGTCAATGTTTAGCATCTTGCCAGCAAGCAAGCAGGGTACAAGTGCTGCTACAGCTCGTTCGCTCAGCAAAGTGCTGCCTCTCCCAAAGTCCGCCCCTTCATAATTAGCTACCAGCAATGAACAACCAGCAACCATCACTGCTCAGCCAGGCCTTCGACGTGCTCAGCTCCGAAGCCAAAGGTAAGAAGTCCTGGAGACCAGTCCCGAAATAGTCCTCGATCGATCCCTAGCCTTACATAATGTTCCCTGTATTGCAGATCTATTTCTGGGACCAAGCATTCCCGAAACATTCGGCGTGCCAACGGCCCTCGAGTTCGTCCGGGACAATGTGGCCAAGAACGTGCCGCTGGTCATCCGGGAGGCCACCAACGATTGGCCCGCGGTGGAAAAGTGGAACTCCAAGTACTTTCGGTGAGTTCACAGAAAATGCTTTCGAATCAAACGCCTGCAGCTGGGTTCCGCATGTTGTTGCGCACATGCACACTGCCTTTGCCTTTGGATTGTCTGAGGGGTTTTGAACGGTGTCCAAATGTGCGCCAGGAAATGGATCTCACCTCGCACCGGCGTCGCCGCAGgacgtatcaaaattttcaacagacCGGTACCATTTAATTTATAACTTTCCACTGCCCGCGcgctccgtcgtcgtcgtctctgCCGCGAATTAATCTACCCTTTGAGTGACGGCTTACTAGTTCCTCTGCAAACGGTAATAGTGCTGCTGCATCTGGCAGAAGATCTGTTTTGGTATTTAGCGTGCGATTCAAGATGTTTTCTGCGAGCAAATTGATCAGCGCCGTGCCTGAGGGTGAGCAGCTAAAACTTGGaaaacagttaaaatttgtTACTTGAAATAAACTTGAAAATAGTACTTAACTGTAGTTAATTCAACGAATTGTAACATGATGTACGGATGGTCAACCAGCCAAACAAATGAGACTTTCCCCTAATTAATAGTTTAACCCACAGGACTGCTCTGATCGTTCAAtcacgtcgtttttttttctctcataaACTGGTAATTAATGCCACTGAATCGTGCACGTGCTACCATCCATCAAGCGCCACACCTTCCACATCTGCCATCGAAAGATGATCACCGAGAACGATCTATTTTAAGACTGCGCTTTGCTATTTTAAGCCTTAGGGTTATTCTGCCCAGCTTTCGCATTCTGCATGTAATTATGTCTCTGATTGTCTGTGACTCACCTTGATTGCCTTTGATCCTTTGATGTGTGTGCAAATAGAATAAACCACCAACCAGCCGAACTTTGCTCTTATTCATGTTAGTTCCGCAGAGACACGCTGGCGGACAAGGAAGTGACGGTGGCCATCACCCCGAACGGATACGCCGACGGGTTGGCCCGGCACGATGGCCAAGACTACTTTGTGCTGCCACTGGAGACCCAGATGACGATGGGCGAGTTCCTCGAATCGTTGGACCGGAAAGAGTGAGTTGCAATTTGGGGTGAACAAAAAATCGCAACAAATAATTCTATGATTCCTTCTCAGTCCCGAGAGCATCCTCTACATCCAGCGGCAGAACTCCAACCTGACCGAGGACTTCCAGGAGCTGTGGCAGGATGTCCTGACGGAGAGGCTTAGCTTTGCCGCCGAGGCCTTCAACAAGGAACCGGACGCGATCAACTTTTGGATGGGCGATGATCGGGCGGTGACTTCGAGTGAGTTCTGGGCGAAATGTTCCCCCATATAGCCGAAAAATTAACTCTAAACATTTCAGTGCACAAGGATCCGTACGAGAACATTTACTGCGTCATTTCGGGGTATAAAGATTTCGTTTTGATACCGCCCGTGGACGTGCACAATGTGCCCCGGAAACGGTACCCGATGGGCATTTACATGCAGGAGGACGATGGCAAAATGGTTATTGAACCAATTTTGGATGGTAAGTAAAATCTTGTCTTTActttatttattattacaaaaaaaaagtttatttaagcCAGGGGCGagccattttgaatgatcgtgTAAAATGGACCTTTGGCGCATCTTtaagtgattttataatttccaaaaattaaccttaatttttatgcctttttgtgaacattttaagattttgttaATATAAAACTAATTGTATAATCGGGATCAAAGTATGGAAGAACCATTATGATATTTTGAACCCGATTATATGAAACAAATATTgtgtaaaaaaacttttttatcgtAACACGttcaaatgattaaaattttaaattatgtcaAATATTTTAGGGAGTGAATTACAGAACACTTGAATTTGTTTAAAGCAGGAACCTGTAAAACTCATTTTGCACTTAGAACCTTCCACCTCGTGATTTGAACTCATAACATGTGGTTTACGGATCTGACAACCTAACATCTGATTAAGGCAGAAtgcaatttattaaaattttattaaaattggagGAAATTTTTTTCCTTGAGCAActatttattattgaaaatgctcaatattcaaaaaataaactacACACTTTTACAAAGTTTCTGTCACCCcttctaaaatatataaaaataatcgTTTTAAATGCaaccttaaattttttattatatttgtaaAATCACGATTGTTGCAATAAAAAGCAGGTTAATTATATTTATGTCggtattttttttgagtttctgatattaataaaatttaatcaattgatTAGGctttgtaattgttttttttttttttttttgtttcctaatattactcttctcattgaaaagtgccagcgacaaaattgggcgaaaagttcatcgcccggagatcgcgagttggcgcgagcgaatgaacaccgcgaaaaaagattcgggggtgcattggggttaaatgattaTTTCGTTATTCgatttaattagaaaataattattttttcgtaaatatcgctactttgatgcgatgtaattaatttttacagtaaattaggcattgttacatcaaatttgactattcaaacgcactagaatggccaaattttaaaacaacaatgtttgccaatttgaccattttacccccaattcccattgtagaacaaaagaaaagttcatccgcggactgtcagcagcgcgctgttttgtttgctagatcaacatttggaaatatcgaacgttgaaggaaatcgctcaaaaaatggaaattaaccgatttcaaatg harbors:
- the LOC120413607 gene encoding bifunctional peptidase and (3S)-lysyl hydroxylase JMJD7, whose amino-acid sequence is MNNQQPSLLSQAFDVLSSEAKDLFLGPSIPETFGVPTALEFVRDNVAKNVPLVIREATNDWPAVEKWNSKYFRDTLADKEVTVAITPNGYADGLARHDGQDYFVLPLETQMTMGEFLESLDRKDPESILYIQRQNSNLTEDFQELWQDVLTERLSFAAEAFNKEPDAINFWMGDDRAVTSMHKDPYENIYCVISGYKDFVLIPPVDVHNVPRKRYPMGIYMQEDDGKMVIEPILDEIGHPRLIEWVSVDPLAPDLDRFPQYSRATAYEIRVNAGDILYLPALWYHHVRQSHKCVAINFWYDMEYDARYCFYKMMEKLCGYGGGADEEDI